Sequence from the Burkholderia stabilis genome:
TGCAGGTCTCCGGAACACGGGGGGTCCCCCACCCCGTCAGGACGCTGAATTTTACTTATCTTTACGGCCTGCGGATAGAACCGGTTCCATCAGCAAAAACCCTCGGTAAAACAAGCACATGCGCTTGTCGTCCGAGGGTTGATTCGTCATTTCATACAAGTATTAACGGGAGAGCTGGCTCGCAGCTTGCGCGAGGCGCGTGACTTCGGCCCAGTCCTGCGCGGCGAGCGCGGCTTTCGGCGTGAGCCACGAGCCGCCGACGCAGACGACGTTCGGCAGCTTCAGGAAATTCGGCGCGGTCTCGACCGTGATGCCGCCCGTCGGGCAGAACTTCAGGTTCGGGAACGGGCCGTGGAACGCCTGCAGCATCGGCACGCCGCCCGCCTGCTGCGCGGGAAGAACTTCACGATCTCGTAGCCGAATTCGAGCGCCTGGATGATGTCGCTCGGCGTCATCACGCCCGGCAGCAACGGCAGGCCCGCGTCGAGCGACGCGAGGTGCAGGTCCTTCGTCAGGCCCGGCGACACGCCGAACTTCGCGCCCGCGCGCTTCGCCTGCGCGCAGTGCTCGGGTTTCGTGATCGTGCCGACGCCGACGACGATGTCGTCCGCGAGCTGGCTCGCGCGCTGGATCGCTTCCAGGCCGGCCGGCGTGCGCAGCGTGATCTCGAGCACCTTCACGCCGCCGGCATGCAATGCGCGCGACACGTGTTCGCCCTGCTCGACCGAGTCGAATGCGAGCACCGGGATGACCGGGCCCAGCTTCACGATTTCACCAATCGTCTTCATCGATAACGCTCCTTGAAATTCATGCGGCGACGCGGGCGGCCGTTTCGCCGACCAGCGTCCCGAAAACCGATGCGCCCTGCTCGGCCGGCGCGGCAGCCGCGCGGAACACGCCGAACAGTTCGCGCCCGAAACCCACCTCGTTCTCTGCCTGGTGCAGCGGCTGCGCGACCGGGCGCGCGTGCCACTCGGCCTCGTCGACCTCGATGTCGAGCACGCCGGCTTCCGCGTCGATCACGAGCGTGTCGCCCGTCTTCACCTTGCCGAGCGGGCCGGCCAGCAGCGCTTCCGGCGACACGTGGATCACCGCCGGCACCTTGCCCGACGCACCCGACATGCGGCCGTCGGTCACCAGCGCGACGTGGAAGCCCTGATCCTGCAGCACGCCGAGCAGCGGCGTCAAACGGTGCAGTTCGGGCATCCCGTTCGCGCGCGCGCCCTGGAAGCGCACCACCGCAACGAAATCGCGCTTCAGCTCGCCCCGATCGAACGCTTCCTGCACGGCCTCCTGCGAATCGAACACGATCGCGGGCGCCGTCACCTTGCGGTGCTCGGGCGCGACCGCCGAAATCTTGATCACGCCGCGGCCGAGCCGGCCCTGCATCAGGCGCAGGCCGCCGTCCGGCTGGAACGGGTCGCGGATGCCGCGCAGCACCTTCGTGTCGTGGCTTTCCGCGGTGCCGTCGACCCACGTCAGCTTGCCGTCGATCAGCTTCGGCTCCTTCGTATAGTGCGACAGGCCGCGGCCCGCGACCGTCGTCACGTCTTCGTGCAACAGCCCGCCTTCGAGCAGGTTGCGCACCAGGAACGCGACGCCGCCCGCTGCGTGGAAATGGTTCACGTCGGCCTTGCCGTTCGGGTAGATCTTCGCGAGCAGCGGCACGACGGCCGACAGCTCGTCGAAATCGTTCCAGTCGATCAGGATGCCGGCCGCGCGCGCGATCGCGACGAGGTGCAGCGTGTGGTTGGTCGAGCCGCCCGTCGCGAGCAGCGCGACGATCCCGTTGACGATCGCCTTCTCGTCGATCACATGGCCGATCGGCGTGTAGTGGCCGCGCTCGACCGTCAGGTCGAGCACGCGGCGCGCGGCCTCGGCCGTCAGCGCGGTGCGCAGCGGCGTGTGCGGATGGACGAATGCCGAACCCGGGAGATGCAGCCCCATCAGCTCCATCAGCATCTGGTTGCTGTTCGCGGTGCCGTAGAACGTGCAGGTGCCGTGGCCGTGATAGGCGGCCGATTCGGCTTCGAGCAGCGCGTCGCGGCCCACCTGGCCGGTGGCGAACTGCTGGCGGATCTTCGCCTTGTCGTCGTTCGACAGGCCGCTCGTCATCGGGCCGGCCGGCACGAAGATCGTCGGCAGGTGGCCGAACTGCAACGCGCCGATCAGGAGGCCCGGCACGATCTTGTCGCAGATGCCGAGGCAGAGCGCCGCGTCGAACATGTTGTGCGTGAGCGCGATCGCCGTGCCCATCGCGATCGCCTCGCGCGAGAACAGCGACAGCTCCATCCCCGCGTTGCCCTGCGTGATGCCGTCGCACATCGCCGGCACGCCGCCCGCGAACTGCGCGACACCGCCGTTCTCGCGCGCGGCGACCTTGATGATCTCGGGGAAATCCTTGTACGGCGCATGTGCGGACAGCATCTCGTTGTACGAGGACACGATGCCGATGTTCGGCTCGCGGATCGCCTTGATCGCGAACTTGTCGCTGCCCTCCAGGCCCGCGAAGCCGTGCGCGAGGTTCGCGCACGACAGCGCGCCGCGCGCCGGGAACTTGCCCTGCGCGCCGTCGATGCGCTGCAGATAGGCGGAACGGGTCGATTGGCTGCGGGCGATCACGCGTTCGGTGACCTTCGCCAGAGTGGGGTGCAGCGACGTCATGCTGGGCGCTCCTGTATGCCGGCCGACACCGGCGGTTGGAATCGTGGGGACGGTCGAGTGCCTCGACAGAACGAAGTCAGTCTAGTAGAAAAACTACACGCATGCAATGCGGATTGATGCCCGCGCAACCCTCATTCCCGCCACCAGCAAGGCTTTACTTAGTGAAAACCCTAATTCTCCTCGCTGATACCCCGTTGAAAGCATTACGATGTCGCTAGTATTTTTA
This genomic interval carries:
- the edd gene encoding phosphogluconate dehydratase, which produces MTSLHPTLAKVTERVIARSQSTRSAYLQRIDGAQGKFPARGALSCANLAHGFAGLEGSDKFAIKAIREPNIGIVSSYNEMLSAHAPYKDFPEIIKVAARENGGVAQFAGGVPAMCDGITQGNAGMELSLFSREAIAMGTAIALTHNMFDAALCLGICDKIVPGLLIGALQFGHLPTIFVPAGPMTSGLSNDDKAKIRQQFATGQVGRDALLEAESAAYHGHGTCTFYGTANSNQMLMELMGLHLPGSAFVHPHTPLRTALTAEAARRVLDLTVERGHYTPIGHVIDEKAIVNGIVALLATGGSTNHTLHLVAIARAAGILIDWNDFDELSAVVPLLAKIYPNGKADVNHFHAAGGVAFLVRNLLEGGLLHEDVTTVAGRGLSHYTKEPKLIDGKLTWVDGTAESHDTKVLRGIRDPFQPDGGLRLMQGRLGRGVIKISAVAPEHRKVTAPAIVFDSQEAVQEAFDRGELKRDFVAVVRFQGARANGMPELHRLTPLLGVLQDQGFHVALVTDGRMSGASGKVPAVIHVSPEALLAGPLGKVKTGDTLVIDAEAGVLDIEVDEAEWHARPVAQPLHQAENEVGFGRELFGVFRAAAAPAEQGASVFGTLVGETAARVAA